From the Acinetobacter wanghuae genome, one window contains:
- a CDS encoding acyl-CoA dehydrogenase C-terminal domain-containing protein, with protein MPQYKAPLRDMQFVLHELLNAEQHYANLPAFAETVSRELVDQYLEAAADFCENELSPLNQVGDREGCTWNDGVVTTPTGFKEAYQKYIELGFPSLSAEEQYGGQGLPNSLGITISEMVGTANWAWGMYPGLSHGAVRTLEHHGSQEQKDAYLPKLVSGEWTGTMCLTESHAGSDLGIIRTKAEPQADGSYAISGEKIFISAGEHDMAENIIHIVLARLPGAPKGTKGISLFIVPKFNLTADGSVGERNGVRCGSIEHKMGIHGNATCVINFDNAKGFLIGPENRGLNCMFTFMNTARIGTAVQGLSAAESSFQGALAYAKDRLAMRSLSGPKAPEKEADPIIVHPAVRNMLLTQKAYAEGGRALVYLLAQYADVVEQGASEEERKFADNILSLLTPIGKAFLTETGSEAAKHGVQVFGGHGFISEHGMEQIVRDTRIACLYEGTTEIQALDLLGRKVLGTQGAMLKDFTKIIHKFNEANKDNAAMKEFVEPLAALNKEWGDLTMQIGMRAMQNPEEVGAAAVDYLYFSGYVTLAYLWARMALVAQEKLAEGTTDVDFYNAKVTTARFYFKKILPRVRSHVDVIATGLEPLMTLDAEHFAF; from the coding sequence ATGCCACAATACAAAGCGCCTTTACGTGATATGCAGTTTGTTCTTCATGAACTTTTAAATGCTGAACAACATTATGCAAATCTCCCTGCATTTGCTGAAACAGTCAGTCGTGAATTGGTCGATCAGTATTTAGAAGCTGCGGCTGACTTCTGTGAAAATGAACTTTCTCCTTTAAACCAAGTGGGCGACCGTGAAGGTTGTACTTGGAATGATGGCGTTGTAACCACACCAACAGGCTTTAAAGAAGCGTACCAAAAATACATTGAGCTTGGCTTCCCTTCTTTGTCTGCTGAAGAGCAATACGGCGGTCAAGGCTTACCAAACTCTTTAGGTATTACCATTTCTGAAATGGTTGGTACTGCAAACTGGGCGTGGGGTATGTACCCTGGTCTTTCTCATGGCGCAGTCCGTACTTTAGAACACCACGGTTCTCAAGAACAAAAAGATGCTTACTTGCCTAAATTGGTTTCAGGTGAGTGGACAGGTACCATGTGTTTAACAGAATCTCATGCAGGTTCTGACCTTGGCATTATCCGTACTAAAGCTGAACCACAAGCAGACGGTAGTTATGCAATCTCTGGCGAGAAAATCTTTATCTCTGCTGGTGAACACGATATGGCTGAGAACATTATCCATATTGTTCTTGCACGTCTTCCGGGTGCGCCAAAAGGCACCAAAGGTATTTCACTATTCATCGTACCGAAATTCAACCTGACTGCAGATGGTTCTGTAGGCGAACGCAATGGCGTACGTTGTGGTTCAATCGAACACAAAATGGGAATTCACGGGAACGCGACTTGTGTGATCAACTTTGATAATGCAAAAGGTTTCTTGATTGGCCCTGAAAACCGTGGTCTAAACTGCATGTTCACTTTCATGAACACGGCACGTATTGGTACAGCGGTGCAAGGTTTATCAGCAGCTGAGTCATCATTCCAAGGTGCGTTGGCATATGCTAAAGACCGTTTAGCAATGCGTTCATTGTCTGGTCCTAAAGCACCAGAAAAAGAAGCAGATCCAATTATTGTGCATCCAGCCGTTCGTAATATGCTTTTAACTCAAAAAGCATATGCAGAAGGTGGTCGTGCATTGGTTTACTTGCTTGCGCAATACGCCGACGTAGTTGAACAAGGTGCGTCTGAAGAAGAACGTAAATTTGCTGACAATATCTTGTCATTGCTTACTCCAATTGGTAAAGCATTCTTAACTGAAACAGGTTCGGAAGCTGCAAAACACGGTGTTCAAGTGTTCGGCGGTCATGGCTTTATTTCTGAGCATGGCATGGAACAAATTGTACGTGATACACGTATCGCTTGCTTGTACGAAGGCACAACTGAAATTCAAGCACTTGATTTACTCGGTCGTAAAGTATTGGGCACACAAGGTGCAATGCTGAAAGACTTCACTAAAATCATTCATAAATTTAATGAAGCCAATAAAGACAATGCTGCAATGAAAGAATTCGTTGAGCCATTGGCGGCATTAAACAAAGAATGGGGTGACCTCACCATGCAAATTGGTATGCGTGCAATGCAAAACCCTGAAGAAGTAGGTGCGGCTGCAGTCGATTACCTATACTTCTCTGGTTATGTGACACTTGCTTACCTATGGGCGCGTATGGCGTTAGTGGCTCAAGAGAAACTTGCAGAAGGCACAACCGATGTTGACTTCTACAACGCGAAAGTGACCACTGCTCGCTTCTACTTCAAAAAAATCTTGCCACGTGTTCGCTCACATGTTGATGTGATCGCAACTGGTTTAGAACCATTAATGACATTAGATGCTGAACATTTCGCATTCTAA
- the baeS gene encoding sensor histidine kinase efflux regulator BaeS yields the protein MNIRRIPIALRLFLTVLFTTLVITTVSVGVLHLNMQRNFTKYVADVEMQKLDHVIENLAEVYQVYDDWGNAIQAQILQIEGEAAPDDYDRLSRWWLRRQYDIALQQRYFQEHTLASVAPALVESDPVQREVNEEELRILALNLPSQFQPFDGLKFPLSSNQNLFRTDRNKNENGNVNVNDMPAAGKKQFIQMPDRLGLSSRLSLYDVERRFIVGEPIKDQVSYRPIMVDQKIVGYLGLKPVIDQDDALSINFFSNQKRYLFLVYSLSFFSSLIAALLLATYFKKPIQRLLKGTRELTQGNYQYQVKVNRNDELGDLSNEVNALATILDQHETSRRQWVADTSHELKTPLAVLQAQIEAMQDGIRKPTPEHFASMLGQVTSLKKLTQDLAALAQVDAQQLQMYYTTVNPWDIVQYELMNFQANFAQADLTVTASGEGTSLSLDLDRFKQIVANLLSNSIRYTEAGGQVNIHTEQDEQSWTLYVDDSPFGLTDEQLARIGERFYRVDDSRTRATGGTGLGLALSCKITESLGGQLTFAHSPLGGLRCKLTFPKQMKA from the coding sequence TTGAACATTCGCCGCATTCCGATTGCATTACGACTCTTTCTGACCGTGCTGTTTACCACGCTTGTGATTACGACAGTCAGCGTTGGTGTTTTGCATTTGAATATGCAACGTAACTTTACCAAGTATGTTGCCGATGTTGAAATGCAAAAGCTTGATCATGTAATTGAAAATTTAGCCGAGGTGTATCAGGTTTATGACGATTGGGGCAATGCTATTCAGGCGCAGATTCTGCAAATTGAAGGCGAAGCTGCACCAGATGACTATGACCGTTTATCACGTTGGTGGTTACGTCGTCAGTATGATATTGCCTTACAGCAACGTTATTTTCAGGAACATACTTTAGCAAGCGTTGCACCGGCATTGGTGGAATCAGATCCTGTACAGCGCGAAGTGAATGAAGAAGAATTACGTATTTTAGCGCTCAATCTGCCTTCCCAATTTCAGCCCTTTGATGGTTTGAAATTCCCACTCAGTTCAAATCAAAACTTATTTCGAACAGATCGTAATAAGAATGAAAATGGCAATGTGAACGTCAACGATATGCCTGCTGCCGGGAAAAAACAGTTTATTCAAATGCCAGATCGTTTAGGTCTCAGCTCACGTTTGTCTTTATATGATGTTGAACGTCGCTTTATTGTCGGTGAGCCAATTAAAGACCAAGTATCGTATCGTCCGATTATGGTGGATCAAAAAATTGTCGGTTATTTGGGTTTAAAACCCGTCATAGATCAAGATGATGCGCTCAGTATTAATTTCTTTAGTAATCAAAAACGTTATTTGTTTTTGGTGTATAGCTTAAGTTTCTTCTCAAGTTTAATTGCGGCATTATTATTGGCGACTTATTTTAAAAAGCCCATTCAACGTTTGTTAAAAGGCACACGTGAACTGACTCAAGGTAATTATCAGTATCAGGTTAAAGTAAACCGAAATGATGAATTGGGTGATTTGTCCAATGAAGTGAATGCCTTAGCTACCATTTTGGATCAACATGAAACGTCACGTCGTCAATGGGTTGCCGATACATCGCATGAGCTGAAAACGCCACTTGCGGTCTTACAGGCGCAGATTGAAGCGATGCAAGATGGGATCCGTAAACCAACGCCTGAACATTTTGCTTCAATGCTTGGTCAAGTGACTAGTCTTAAAAAGCTTACTCAAGATTTAGCAGCGTTAGCACAAGTCGATGCACAGCAATTGCAAATGTATTACACCACGGTCAATCCTTGGGATATCGTGCAATATGAATTGATGAACTTCCAAGCCAATTTTGCACAAGCTGATTTAACGGTCACTGCATCGGGTGAGGGAACAAGCTTAAGTTTAGACTTAGATCGCTTTAAGCAAATTGTGGCGAATTTGCTCAGCAATAGTATTCGTTATACCGAAGCTGGTGGTCAGGTGAATATTCATACTGAACAAGATGAACAGTCTTGGACACTGTATGTGGATGACAGTCCATTTGGCTTAACGGATGAACAGCTTGCACGTATTGGTGAGCGCTTCTACCGTGTTGATGATTCACGTACCCGTGCCACAGGTGGTACAGGACTTGGTTTGGCATTATCGTGTAAAATTACTGAAAGCTTGGGTGGTCAACTGACATTTGCACATTCACCACTGGGTGGCTTACGTTGCAAATTGACCTTTCCAAAACAAATGAAAGCATAA
- a CDS encoding response regulator has translation MKHIMLVEDEVELAQLVRDYLEAAGFEVSMFHDGQEAYNSFTQRKPSLMILDLMVPRMDGLTICRKVREQSDLPIIMVTARTEEIDRVLGLNMGADDYICKPFSPRELVARVQAVLRRLDRKAEPENNDLFRMDKSQQRIWYQQKALNLTPTEFRLLELFLEHVGQVYSRAQLLDHINPDSFDVADRVIDSHIKNLRRKISDAAETGNRHEWIQAVYGVGYRFEYPED, from the coding sequence ATGAAACATATCATGCTGGTTGAAGATGAAGTTGAACTTGCACAATTAGTACGAGATTATTTAGAAGCGGCTGGTTTTGAAGTCAGTATGTTTCATGATGGTCAAGAAGCTTACAATAGCTTTACCCAGCGTAAGCCAAGTCTGATGATTTTAGACTTAATGGTGCCGCGTATGGATGGCTTAACCATTTGCCGTAAAGTCCGTGAGCAGTCAGATTTACCCATCATCATGGTCACTGCACGTACTGAAGAAATCGACCGTGTTTTAGGTCTCAATATGGGCGCAGATGATTATATCTGTAAACCATTTAGCCCGAGAGAATTGGTGGCACGTGTACAAGCGGTGTTGCGCCGTTTAGATCGAAAAGCTGAACCAGAAAATAATGATTTATTCCGTATGGATAAATCACAGCAACGCATTTGGTATCAACAAAAAGCTTTAAATTTGACCCCAACTGAATTCCGTTTATTGGAATTGTTCTTAGAACATGTCGGTCAGGTCTATTCACGTGCGCAATTGCTTGATCATATTAACCCTGACAGTTTTGATGTCGCTGACCGCGTCATTGACAGCCATATTAAAAACTTACGCCGTAAGATTTCTGACGCTGCGGAAACAGGGAATCGTCATGAATGGATTCAAGCAGTGTATGGCGTAGGATATCGTTTTGAGTATCCTGAAGACTAA